The Streptomyces tendae genome has a window encoding:
- a CDS encoding NAD-binding protein, producing the protein MVVCGDDGLAHRLAAELRGVYREQVVLVVPSAGRAPQPMTGRARAASAALLDRVVTAVNRGNGGSDDTLVPGERVMEAAEPTEAVLADAGVERAAALALVYDDDETNIRAALTARRLNPRLRLVLRLYNRRLGQHIEELLDQAAALAGGATPGRAGHGHDNATTVLSDADTAAPALVATALVGTSKVVDAEGLLLRAVERRPPGPGEVADPGLCTLALLSATSNDPAGAEGSEDSGDQGPQLLPGAEAVAAATGRGTVVLEQLSYSGPPLPSRRGTVPPFASLFSARLRWSLAGLVAAVVALAVALILVTDDHPLHAIYVTLLDLFAINEPALDAPTGQQVLQLLSGLVGLLLLPVLLAAVLEALGTFRTASALRKPPRGLGGHVVLLGLGKIGTRVLTRLRELDIPVVCVEADPEARGVAVARRLRVPVVVGDVTQEGVLESAKIHRADALLALTSIDTTNLESVLYARSVRPDLRAVLRLYDDDFAKAVYRTLRMAHPTGLTRSRSVSHLAAPAFAGAMMGRQILGAIPVERRVLLFAAVVVNGHPQLEGRTVAEAFRPGAWRVLALDTAARGDGAGADAPGSGLVWDLPATYVLRAGDRVVLAATRRGLAELLGRRTRSTA; encoded by the coding sequence ATGGTGGTGTGCGGTGACGACGGGCTGGCGCACCGCCTCGCCGCCGAACTGCGCGGTGTGTACCGCGAACAGGTCGTCCTCGTCGTGCCCTCCGCCGGGCGCGCGCCCCAGCCGATGACGGGACGGGCCCGGGCGGCCTCCGCCGCACTGCTCGACCGGGTCGTGACCGCCGTCAACCGGGGCAACGGCGGCTCCGACGACACCCTGGTCCCCGGCGAACGGGTGATGGAGGCCGCCGAACCCACCGAGGCCGTGCTCGCCGACGCGGGCGTGGAGCGGGCCGCCGCGCTGGCGCTGGTGTACGACGACGACGAGACCAACATCCGCGCCGCGCTCACCGCCCGCCGCCTCAACCCCCGGCTCCGCCTGGTGCTGCGGCTCTACAACCGGCGTCTCGGCCAGCACATCGAGGAACTCCTCGACCAGGCCGCCGCACTGGCGGGCGGCGCCACCCCCGGACGCGCCGGCCACGGGCACGACAACGCGACGACCGTGCTGTCCGACGCCGACACGGCCGCTCCCGCGCTGGTCGCCACCGCCCTCGTCGGCACCAGCAAGGTCGTCGACGCCGAGGGACTGCTGCTGCGCGCGGTGGAACGACGCCCGCCGGGGCCCGGCGAGGTGGCCGACCCTGGCCTGTGCACGCTGGCGCTGCTGTCCGCGACGAGCAACGACCCCGCCGGCGCCGAGGGTTCGGAGGACAGCGGGGACCAGGGGCCCCAACTGCTGCCCGGCGCCGAGGCGGTGGCGGCGGCGACCGGACGCGGGACGGTGGTGCTGGAGCAGCTGTCGTACTCCGGTCCCCCGCTGCCCTCGCGGCGCGGCACGGTCCCGCCGTTCGCCTCGCTGTTCTCGGCGCGGCTGCGCTGGTCGCTGGCGGGACTGGTGGCCGCGGTCGTCGCCCTCGCGGTGGCGCTGATCCTGGTGACCGACGACCACCCGCTGCACGCCATCTACGTCACGCTGCTGGACCTGTTCGCCATCAACGAGCCCGCGCTCGACGCGCCGACCGGACAGCAGGTGCTCCAACTGCTGTCGGGACTGGTCGGACTGCTGCTGCTGCCGGTGCTGCTGGCGGCGGTCCTGGAGGCGCTCGGCACGTTCCGTACGGCGTCGGCGCTGCGCAAGCCGCCGCGCGGACTCGGCGGGCACGTGGTGCTGCTCGGGCTGGGCAAGATCGGCACTCGGGTGCTCACCCGGCTGCGGGAGCTGGACATCCCCGTGGTGTGTGTGGAGGCGGACCCGGAGGCGCGCGGCGTGGCCGTCGCGCGGCGGCTGCGGGTTCCCGTGGTCGTCGGGGACGTCACGCAGGAGGGCGTCCTTGAGTCGGCGAAGATCCACCGCGCGGACGCGCTGCTCGCCCTGACCAGCATCGACACCACGAACCTGGAGTCCGTGCTGTACGCCCGCTCGGTACGCCCCGACCTGCGCGCGGTGCTGCGGCTGTACGACGACGACTTCGCCAAGGCGGTCTACCGGACGCTGCGCATGGCGCACCCCACCGGGCTGACCCGCAGCCGGAGCGTGTCGCACCTGGCGGCGCCCGCCTTCGCCGGGGCCATGATGGGGCGGCAGATCCTCGGCGCGATCCCCGTGGAGCGGCGGGTGCTGCTGTTCGCGGCGGTCGTCGTGAACGGGCATCCGCAGCTGGAGGGGCGCACGGTCGCGGAGGCGTTCCGGCCCGGGGCCTGGCGGGTGCTGGCGCTGGACACGGCGGCCCGGGGCGACGGGGCGGGGGCCGACGCTCCGGGGTCCGGGCTGGTGTGGGACCTGCCGGCCACCTACGTCCTGCGGGCCGGTGACCGGGTCGTGCTGGCCGCGACCCGCAGGGGACTCGCGGAGCTGCTGGGGCGCCGGACGCGCAGCACGGCGTGA
- a CDS encoding TetR/AcrR family transcriptional regulator: MPRQADEAHRPRAPLSRQRVLSAAVALADEGGADALSMRKIAQHLGVVPMALYKHVAHKDELLDGMIDAVVGEIDPPVEDADWKTTVRLRVLSARRMLLRHPWAPGVIEARMKARAAPTPAVTAYLDQMIGVFRAGGFPLDLLHHAMHVMGSRLLGFSQELFDDSPGRPPDADALPPEEAAARYPHIAALARAVTHDEGSVVGAGCDDQFEFEFALDLTLDGLERLRAAAG; this comes from the coding sequence ATGCCGAGGCAGGCCGACGAGGCCCACCGGCCCCGTGCCCCCCTGAGCCGGCAGCGGGTGCTGTCCGCCGCCGTCGCGCTCGCCGACGAGGGCGGGGCCGACGCGCTGAGCATGCGGAAGATCGCGCAGCACCTCGGTGTCGTCCCCATGGCGCTGTACAAGCACGTGGCGCACAAGGACGAACTGCTCGACGGCATGATCGACGCCGTCGTCGGCGAGATCGACCCGCCCGTCGAGGACGCCGACTGGAAGACCACCGTCCGCCTGCGGGTGCTGTCCGCCCGCCGCATGCTGCTGCGTCACCCCTGGGCGCCGGGGGTGATCGAGGCGCGGATGAAGGCGCGTGCCGCCCCGACGCCCGCGGTGACGGCGTACCTGGACCAGATGATCGGCGTGTTCCGGGCCGGGGGGTTCCCGCTCGACCTCCTCCACCACGCGATGCACGTCATGGGCAGCCGGCTGCTGGGGTTCTCGCAGGAGCTGTTCGACGACAGCCCCGGCCGCCCCCCGGACGCGGACGCGCTGCCGCCCGAGGAGGCGGCCGCGCGCTACCCGCACATCGCCGCGCTGGCCCGGGCGGTGACGCACGACGAGGGGTCGGTCGTCGGCGCGGGCTGTGACGACCAGTTCGAGTTCGAGTTCGCGCTGGACCTGACCCTGGACGGACTGGAACGCCTCCGCGCCGCCGCGGGCTGA
- a CDS encoding NAD(P)-dependent alcohol dehydrogenase, with the protein MKAIVQDRFGPPDVLRPADVDRPEPAAGQVLVQVHAAAVNPYDWHMLRGDPYAARLLGGVGLTRPKARVAGIDAAGRVAAVGAGVRGVRPGDEVLGFCPGAFAEYALTTPDLLVPRPAGLTFEQSAALPMAAVTALRGIRTVGRVRPGQRVLVIGAGGGVGSFAVQAAVALGAEVTGVCGAEKTDLVRSLGAAHVVDHAREDVTDGRRRYDVILDNVGNRPPSRMRRALTPTGTLVANGGGPPGRVFGAIGGMLHVLALNTVVRQRLAVILPTAPSGPAHEDLTAVTALVESGRLTPVIGRTYRLADAADAVRHVERGHARGKTVLTVG; encoded by the coding sequence ATGAAGGCGATCGTCCAGGACCGCTTCGGACCGCCGGACGTCCTCCGGCCGGCGGACGTCGACCGTCCCGAACCGGCGGCCGGACAGGTGCTGGTCCAGGTGCACGCCGCCGCGGTCAACCCCTACGACTGGCACATGCTGCGTGGCGACCCCTATGCGGCCCGGCTGCTCGGAGGCGTCGGCCTGACCCGCCCCAAGGCGCGGGTGGCCGGGATCGACGCGGCCGGCCGGGTGGCGGCCGTCGGTGCCGGGGTACGAGGGGTGCGCCCCGGCGACGAGGTGCTCGGCTTCTGCCCCGGGGCCTTCGCCGAGTACGCCCTCACCACCCCTGACCTGCTGGTCCCGAGGCCCGCGGGGCTCACGTTCGAGCAGTCGGCGGCGCTCCCGATGGCGGCGGTGACCGCACTGCGCGGCATCCGGACCGTGGGGCGGGTCCGGCCCGGGCAGCGGGTGCTCGTCATCGGGGCGGGTGGCGGCGTCGGCTCGTTCGCGGTGCAGGCGGCCGTGGCGCTGGGCGCCGAGGTCACCGGCGTGTGCGGCGCGGAGAAGACCGACCTGGTGCGCTCCCTGGGCGCCGCGCACGTCGTCGACCACGCCCGCGAGGACGTCACGGACGGGCGACGGCGCTACGACGTGATCCTGGACAACGTCGGCAACCGGCCGCCCTCCCGGATGCGCCGGGCGCTGACCCCGACCGGCACACTGGTGGCTAACGGCGGAGGCCCTCCCGGGCGGGTGTTCGGTGCGATCGGCGGCATGCTGCACGTACTGGCCCTGAACACCGTCGTCCGTCAGCGGCTGGCCGTGATCCTCCCGACGGCCCCGTCCGGCCCGGCCCATGAGGACCTGACCGCCGTGACGGCGCTCGTCGAGTCCGGGCGGCTCACCCCGGTGATCGGCCGCACCTACCGGTTGGCCGACGCGGCGGACGCTGTGCGCCACGTCGAGCGCGGCCATGCCCGCGGCAAGACGGTGCTCACCGTGGGGTGA
- a CDS encoding cation:proton antiporter, protein MHNTATMLIELGAIILALGLLGRLAGRVGFSPVPLYLLAGLAFGHGGILPLQASEEFTAVGAEIGVILLLLMLGLEYSASELVTNLKTQYPSGAVDFVLNAVPGAVAALILGWGPVAAVALAGVTWISSSGVIAKVLGDLRRLGNRETPVVLGVLVIEDLAMAVYLPILTAVLAGAGLAGGSVTLLISLGTVGAVLYVALRHGRLISRAVSSDNAEMLLLVVLGLTLLVAGLAQELQVSAAVGAFLVGIALSGEVAEGASNLLTPLRDLFAAVFFVFFGLSTDPADIPPVLVPALLLALVTTLTKIATGWYAARRAGIKGAGRWRAGGTLVARGEFSIVIAGLAVGVEPRIGPLATAYVLILVVVGPLTARWTEPLARRLTGGRTDTPVDTERPTPEPAKV, encoded by the coding sequence GTGCACAACACCGCCACCATGCTCATCGAACTGGGCGCGATCATCCTCGCCCTCGGACTGCTGGGCCGCCTCGCCGGACGGGTGGGCTTCTCGCCCGTCCCGCTCTACCTGCTGGCCGGACTCGCCTTCGGGCACGGCGGCATCCTGCCGCTGCAGGCCAGCGAGGAGTTCACCGCCGTCGGCGCCGAGATCGGCGTCATCCTGCTGCTGCTCATGCTGGGCCTCGAGTACAGCGCCTCCGAACTGGTCACCAACCTGAAGACGCAGTACCCGTCCGGGGCGGTCGACTTCGTCCTCAACGCGGTGCCCGGCGCCGTAGCGGCGCTGATCCTGGGCTGGGGTCCGGTCGCGGCCGTCGCGCTGGCCGGTGTCACCTGGATCTCCTCCTCGGGCGTGATCGCGAAGGTGCTCGGCGACCTGCGCCGGCTCGGCAACCGGGAGACACCGGTGGTGCTCGGCGTCCTCGTGATCGAGGACCTGGCGATGGCGGTCTACCTGCCGATCCTCACCGCGGTGCTGGCGGGCGCCGGCCTGGCGGGCGGCTCGGTCACCCTGCTGATCTCCCTCGGCACCGTGGGCGCCGTGCTCTACGTGGCGCTGCGCCACGGCCGCCTGATCAGCCGCGCGGTCTCCTCGGACAACGCGGAGATGCTGCTCCTGGTCGTGCTCGGCCTGACGCTGCTCGTCGCCGGCCTCGCGCAGGAACTGCAGGTCTCGGCGGCCGTCGGCGCGTTCCTCGTGGGCATCGCCCTGTCCGGTGAGGTCGCCGAGGGTGCGAGCAACCTGCTCACCCCGCTGAGGGACCTGTTCGCCGCCGTCTTCTTCGTCTTCTTCGGCCTGTCCACCGACCCGGCCGACATCCCGCCGGTACTGGTCCCGGCCCTGCTCCTGGCCCTCGTCACCACGCTGACCAAGATCGCCACCGGCTGGTACGCGGCACGCCGCGCGGGCATCAAGGGTGCGGGGCGCTGGCGTGCGGGCGGCACGCTGGTGGCGCGCGGCGAGTTCTCGATCGTCATCGCGGGCCTCGCGGTCGGCGTCGAGCCCCGCATCGGCCCGCTGGCCACGGCGTACGTGCTGATCCTGGTGGTCGTCGGTCCTCTCACCGCCCGCTGGACCGAGCCGCTGGCCCGCCGCCTCACCGGCGGCCGGACGGACACGCCGGTGGACACGGAGCGGCCGACGCCGGAGCCGGCGAAGGTCTGA
- a CDS encoding cation:proton antiporter regulatory subunit, which translates to MGGAARVGHTPLPGIGVRYDLVTRERRRLSVIAHLDGSRTLNVHRKDDPDDTALCLRLNTEEAAAVVDALLPSHHSPNLLATAELGLVAERIELSATSHWNGRLLGDTRMRTETGVSVVAVLRRAEAIPSPGPDFRLAGGDTLIVIGTREGVGVAAEILGRE; encoded by the coding sequence ATGGGCGGCGCTGCGCGCGTGGGGCACACTCCGTTGCCGGGGATCGGTGTGCGATACGACCTCGTCACGCGGGAGCGGCGGCGGTTGTCGGTGATCGCCCATCTCGACGGTTCCCGGACGCTGAACGTCCACCGCAAGGACGATCCGGACGACACCGCGCTGTGCCTGCGCCTGAATACCGAGGAGGCGGCGGCCGTCGTCGACGCCCTGCTCCCCTCGCACCACAGCCCGAACCTGCTGGCGACGGCCGAACTGGGCCTGGTCGCCGAGCGGATCGAGCTGTCGGCCACCTCGCACTGGAACGGACGCCTGCTGGGCGACACCCGCATGCGCACGGAGACCGGCGTCTCCGTGGTGGCCGTACTGCGTCGCGCCGAGGCGATCCCGTCGCCGGGCCCGGACTTCCGGCTGGCCGGCGGCGACACCCTCATCGTGATCGGCACGCGCGAGGGTGTCGGTGTCGCCGCGGAGATCCTCGGACGGGAGTGA
- a CDS encoding type II toxin-antitoxin system VapB family antitoxin, which translates to MGGTTTKRDTVNTALRESVARKRRLGALHELRVLTDEAAFDAELLLDKRDYRGWRVRVLYSARACGPARTHRQR; encoded by the coding sequence ATGGGAGGTACGACCACGAAGCGGGACACCGTCAACACCGCCCTCCGCGAGAGCGTGGCCCGCAAACGTCGGCTTGGCGCCCTGCATGAACTGCGGGTCCTCACGGACGAGGCCGCCTTCGACGCCGAACTCCTCCTGGACAAGCGCGACTACCGGGGCTGGCGCGTCCGTGTGCTGTACTCGGCGCGCGCGTGTGGTCCAGCGAGAACTCACCGCCAAAGGTGA
- a CDS encoding DUF6928 family protein: MGAKTGLLVYADGDVPALLRQVGTADLDRTEALVRRLHPGRETARCEGSNLWDGVYPTEGTVYAASWPGVEVMGDQRVMIDRPSQLPDHMVAASTGRRLVLHAMHSVVDWLAFAVWEDGRLIRSLSLSPDSGIIENIGDPLPFERPYWAGDRPADIIPWPGEEDEPYALPFHPLELGEEALRTLCGFIQEGLPHPTDVDAEAITLYGFRVEDPHAPDPDEQAARLRTAAQALRPPRVYSLTPEGSLVECDGI, translated from the coding sequence GTGGGGGCCAAGACGGGGCTGCTGGTGTACGCGGACGGCGACGTGCCGGCGCTGCTGCGGCAGGTGGGGACGGCGGACCTCGACCGCACCGAGGCCTTGGTGCGACGCCTCCACCCGGGCAGGGAGACAGCGCGGTGCGAGGGATCGAACCTCTGGGACGGCGTCTACCCGACGGAGGGAACGGTGTACGCGGCCAGCTGGCCGGGCGTGGAGGTGATGGGCGACCAGCGAGTGATGATCGACCGCCCGTCCCAGCTCCCGGACCACATGGTGGCGGCGAGCACAGGCCGACGCCTGGTCCTGCACGCGATGCACAGCGTCGTCGACTGGCTGGCGTTCGCGGTATGGGAGGACGGACGCCTCATCCGCTCCCTGAGCCTGTCGCCCGACAGCGGTATCATCGAGAACATCGGCGACCCGCTCCCCTTCGAAAGACCGTACTGGGCAGGCGACCGCCCGGCGGACATCATCCCCTGGCCGGGTGAGGAGGACGAGCCGTACGCCTTGCCGTTCCACCCCTTGGAGCTGGGCGAGGAGGCTTTGAGAACGCTCTGCGGCTTCATCCAGGAGGGCCTGCCCCACCCCACCGACGTGGACGCGGAAGCCATCACCCTGTACGGCTTCCGGGTGGAGGATCCACACGCCCCCGACCCCGACGAACAGGCAGCCAGGCTCCGCACAGCCGCACAAGCCCTGCGTCCACCGCGCGTCTACTCACTGACACCCGAAGGCTCACTGGTCGAGTGCGACGGCATCTGA
- a CDS encoding Pr6Pr family membrane protein, with protein MTAPIPRDIPDLPALPRTAPALLPSVVPARAVVPPVRRPLTAVYRLVLAVVATAAVLVEILLGSPTRVLSYFVIQSGVLLALVTFASARRAWTARHPLPGAVTGAALLYVVMAALVHHILLADASPAFSMTGPVSGGASWLEPVAAHTLHTVLPVAAVLDWLILTPPARMHLRQAPTWLLYPLAYLAFTLGRGELLPGSPVRYLYPFLDVARHGYRSVLANGLLVGLAFYAVAVLLVALDHTRPKTRFRL; from the coding sequence ATGACCGCCCCGATACCCAGGGACATCCCGGACCTCCCCGCCCTGCCGCGGACGGCACCGGCACTGCTCCCCTCCGTCGTCCCCGCCAGAGCCGTCGTACCGCCGGTGCGCCGCCCGCTGACAGCGGTGTACCGGCTGGTGCTGGCGGTGGTCGCGACGGCGGCCGTACTGGTCGAGATCCTCCTCGGCAGTCCCACCCGGGTGCTGAGCTACTTCGTGATCCAGAGCGGGGTCCTGCTGGCACTGGTGACGTTCGCCTCGGCCCGCCGCGCCTGGACCGCCCGGCACCCCCTGCCGGGCGCGGTCACCGGGGCCGCGCTGCTGTACGTCGTCATGGCGGCCCTGGTCCACCACATCCTCCTGGCGGACGCGTCCCCGGCCTTCTCCATGACGGGCCCGGTGTCCGGCGGCGCCTCGTGGCTTGAGCCGGTCGCCGCGCACACCCTTCACACGGTGCTGCCGGTGGCCGCGGTACTGGACTGGCTGATCCTCACGCCACCGGCCCGCATGCACCTGCGCCAGGCGCCGACATGGCTCCTGTACCCCTTGGCCTACCTGGCCTTCACCCTCGGCCGGGGCGAGCTTCTGCCCGGCTCCCCGGTCCGCTACCTCTACCCGTTCCTCGACGTCGCCCGGCACGGCTACAGGAGCGTGCTGGCCAACGGACTCCTCGTGGGGCTGGCCTTCTACGCCGTGGCGGTCCTCCTGGTGGCCCTGGACCACACCCGCCCGAAAACCAGATTTCGTCTCTAG
- a CDS encoding metallophosphoesterase, translated as MRARYGIPLGITAAGAAGLLYAAGFEARSFRLRRVTVPVLPSGMRPLRVLQVSDIHMVGGQRKKQRWLRSLAGLRPDFVINTGDNLSDPEGVPEVLDALGPLMEFPGAYVFGSNDYYGPRLRNPARYLLEKVQGRHGLNGNPPVVDAVHNPWEDLRDGFDSAGWLNLTNTRGTLKIEGSSIELTGLDDPHIKRDRYPEVAGGPSAGVDFSMGVVHAPYLRVLDAFAADGYPLILAGHTHGGQLCIPFYGALVTNCDLDTDRVKGLSTHTAEGRRSYLHVSAGCGTSRYTPVRFACPPEATLLTLVGR; from the coding sequence ATGCGCGCGCGATACGGAATCCCCCTGGGAATCACGGCGGCCGGCGCCGCCGGACTGCTGTACGCCGCGGGCTTCGAGGCCCGCTCCTTCCGCCTCCGACGGGTGACCGTCCCCGTCCTCCCCTCAGGGATGCGTCCCCTGCGCGTGCTGCAGGTGTCCGACATCCACATGGTCGGCGGCCAGCGCAAGAAGCAGCGCTGGCTGCGCTCGCTGGCAGGGCTGCGTCCCGACTTCGTGATCAACACAGGTGACAACCTGTCCGACCCCGAGGGCGTCCCCGAGGTCCTGGACGCGCTGGGCCCCCTGATGGAGTTCCCCGGCGCGTACGTCTTCGGCTCCAACGACTACTACGGCCCCCGGCTCCGAAACCCGGCCCGCTACCTGCTGGAGAAGGTGCAGGGGCGGCACGGCCTGAACGGCAACCCGCCGGTCGTCGACGCCGTCCACAACCCGTGGGAGGACCTGCGGGACGGTTTCGACTCGGCGGGCTGGCTCAATCTGACCAACACCCGGGGCACCCTGAAGATCGAGGGCTCGTCGATCGAGCTGACCGGTCTGGACGACCCGCACATCAAGCGCGACCGCTACCCGGAGGTGGCGGGCGGCCCCTCGGCCGGCGTCGACTTCTCGATGGGCGTGGTGCACGCGCCGTACCTGCGCGTCCTGGACGCCTTCGCCGCCGACGGCTACCCGCTCATCCTGGCCGGCCACACCCACGGCGGCCAGCTCTGCATTCCCTTCTACGGCGCCCTGGTCACCAACTGCGACCTGGACACGGACCGCGTGAAGGGCCTGTCCACCCATACGGCGGAGGGCCGCCGGTCGTACCTGCACGTGTCGGCGGGGTGCGGCACGAGCCGCTACACGCCGGTCCGCTTCGCCTGCCCGCCGGAGGCGACGTTGCTGACGCTGGTCGGCCGGTGA
- a CDS encoding GatB/YqeY domain-containing protein, producing MTTLKSKLQDDLNAAIKERDELRSSTLRLTLAAITKEEVAGKAKRELSDDEVQKVITREAKKRREAADAFAQGGRPEQAEREKAEGEVLAAYLPKQLSDNELNVIVAQAVEEARAAGAEGPRAMGAVMKIVNPKVAGQAEGGRVAAVVKKLLAG from the coding sequence ATGACCACGCTCAAGTCGAAGCTGCAGGATGACCTCAACGCCGCGATCAAGGAGCGCGACGAGCTCCGCTCCTCGACGCTCCGGCTGACGCTCGCCGCGATCACCAAGGAGGAGGTCGCGGGCAAGGCGAAGCGCGAGCTGTCCGACGACGAGGTGCAGAAGGTGATCACCCGCGAGGCGAAGAAGCGCCGTGAGGCGGCGGACGCCTTCGCGCAGGGTGGCCGTCCCGAGCAGGCGGAGCGGGAGAAGGCGGAGGGCGAGGTGCTGGCCGCGTACCTGCCCAAGCAGCTGTCCGACAACGAGCTGAACGTGATCGTCGCGCAGGCCGTGGAGGAGGCCCGGGCCGCCGGTGCCGAGGGTCCGCGTGCCATGGGTGCCGTCATGAAGATCGTGAACCCGAAGGTGGCCGGTCAGGCGGAGGGCGGCCGGGTGGCCGCCGTCGTGAAGAAGCTGCTGGCGGGCTGA
- a CDS encoding transglycosylase domain-containing protein — MPKKRSGGGLSSTQQAAKFLGVSVLAGAVMAGIALPAVGALGLAAKGSVESFDELPANLKTPPLSQRTTILDADGGLIATVYSRDRTVVDLKDISPYMQKAIVAIEDSRFYQHGAVDLKGVLRALNKNARSGEVSEGASTLTQQYVKNVFVEEAGDDPTKVAQATQQTIGRKIAELKYAIQVEEELGKKKILENYLNITFFGQQAYGVEAAAQRYFSKPAKDLKLQEAALLAGIVQSPSRYDPVNDEAEAKKRRNTVLQRMAEVGDISTEEAAEAARSPLGLKVSKPKNGCITAAKGAGFFCKYVEKVFLNDPVFGKTREERAKTWNQGGLTIRTTLDPQAQESVQDALKDHVYQSDKVAAASTLVEPGTGKVVAMGQSKPYGYGKDETEINFSVDSAWGGSNFGFPTGSTFKPFVAAAALEEGRPPTQTYSAPYEMPYPDTVRGCDKPWVNDGNYKLENENESEVGPYPLQEAMAKSVNTYFVQMIEDIGMCPVVTMTDKLGVVQGNGDKIPEVPSSMTLGSTGLSPLTMASAYAAFASRGMYCTPVAIESITQKNGDQSKSLPVPKSTCSRAMSEQTADTVNTLLKDVIDSGTGQQAGLGDARDNAGKTGTTDERRNAWFVGYTPNMSGAVWVGSASQKVKMRDITIGGQYHSLVFGGAVPGPIWRDAMTGALEGREAPDFHTVHIPKPEKPGKPGGDGDRDDGGNGDEGFIGGLINGGNGNGGGNGGGGGGEPNPGISLPEGFIQGPGNGPGGRR, encoded by the coding sequence ATGCCAAAGAAGCGCTCGGGCGGTGGTCTGTCCTCCACGCAGCAGGCCGCCAAGTTCCTCGGTGTCAGTGTCCTCGCGGGGGCCGTGATGGCCGGCATCGCACTGCCCGCGGTGGGCGCGCTGGGCCTCGCGGCGAAGGGTTCGGTCGAGAGCTTCGACGAGCTCCCGGCCAATCTGAAGACGCCGCCGCTGAGCCAGCGCACCACCATCCTCGACGCCGACGGCGGCCTCATCGCCACCGTCTACTCGCGCGACCGCACGGTGGTCGACCTCAAGGACATCTCGCCGTACATGCAGAAGGCGATCGTGGCCATCGAGGACTCCCGCTTCTACCAGCACGGGGCGGTCGACCTGAAGGGCGTGCTGCGCGCGCTCAACAAGAACGCCCGCAGCGGTGAGGTCTCCGAGGGTGCCTCCACGCTCACCCAGCAGTACGTGAAGAACGTCTTCGTCGAGGAGGCGGGCGACGACCCGACGAAGGTCGCGCAGGCCACCCAGCAGACCATCGGCCGCAAGATCGCGGAGCTGAAGTACGCGATCCAGGTCGAGGAGGAGCTGGGCAAGAAGAAGATCCTCGAGAACTACCTGAACATCACGTTCTTCGGCCAGCAGGCCTACGGCGTGGAGGCGGCCGCCCAGCGCTACTTCTCCAAGCCTGCCAAGGACCTCAAGCTCCAGGAAGCGGCCCTCCTCGCCGGCATCGTCCAGTCGCCGAGCCGCTACGACCCGGTCAACGACGAGGCCGAGGCGAAGAAGCGGCGCAACACCGTCCTGCAGCGGATGGCCGAGGTCGGCGACATCTCGACCGAGGAGGCAGCCGAGGCGGCACGCTCCCCGCTGGGCCTCAAGGTCAGCAAGCCGAAGAACGGCTGCATCACCGCGGCCAAGGGCGCGGGCTTCTTCTGCAAGTACGTGGAGAAGGTCTTCCTCAACGACCCGGTCTTCGGCAAGACCCGCGAGGAGCGGGCGAAGACCTGGAACCAGGGCGGCCTGACCATCCGTACGACGCTGGACCCGCAGGCGCAGGAGTCGGTGCAGGACGCGCTGAAGGACCACGTCTACCAGTCGGACAAGGTCGCCGCCGCCTCCACGCTGGTGGAGCCGGGCACCGGCAAGGTCGTCGCGATGGGCCAGTCCAAGCCGTACGGCTACGGCAAGGACGAGACGGAGATCAACTTCTCCGTGGACTCGGCCTGGGGCGGCTCCAACTTCGGGTTCCCGACCGGTTCGACGTTCAAGCCGTTCGTGGCCGCCGCCGCCCTGGAGGAGGGCCGGCCGCCGACGCAGACGTACTCCGCGCCGTACGAGATGCCGTACCCGGACACCGTGCGCGGCTGCGACAAGCCGTGGGTGAACGACGGCAACTACAAGCTGGAGAACGAGAACGAGTCCGAGGTCGGGCCGTACCCGCTGCAGGAGGCGATGGCCAAGTCGGTCAACACCTACTTCGTGCAGATGATCGAGGACATCGGGATGTGCCCGGTGGTGACCATGACCGACAAGCTCGGCGTGGTCCAGGGCAACGGGGACAAGATCCCCGAGGTGCCGTCCTCGATGACCCTCGGCTCCACCGGCCTCTCCCCCCTCACCATGGCGAGCGCCTACGCGGCCTTCGCCTCGCGGGGCATGTACTGCACGCCGGTCGCCATCGAGTCGATCACCCAGAAGAACGGCGACCAGTCGAAGTCGCTGCCGGTCCCGAAGTCGACGTGCTCGCGGGCGATGAGCGAGCAGACCGCGGACACGGTCAACACCCTGCTCAAGGACGTGATCGACTCCGGTACGGGGCAGCAGGCCGGCCTCGGCGACGCGCGCGACAACGCCGGTAAGACGGGTACGACGGACGAGCGCAGGAACGCCTGGTTCGTCGGCTACACGCCGAACATGTCGGGCGCCGTGTGGGTGGGCAGCGCCAGCCAGAAGGTGAAGATGCGGGACATCACCATCGGCGGCCAGTACCACTCGCTGGTCTTCGGTGGCGCCGTCCCGGGCCCCATCTGGCGCGACGCCATGACGGGCGCCCTGGAGGGCAGGGAAGCGCCGGACTTCCACACGGTGCACATCCCGAAGCCGGAGAAGCCCGGAAAGCCCGGCGGCGACGGTGACCGTGACGACGGCGGCAACGGCGACGAGGGCTTCATCGGCGGCCTGATCAACGGCGGCAACGGCAACGGGGGCGGCAACGGCGGAGGCGGAGGCGGCGAGCCCAACCCGGGCATCTCCCTCCCCGAGGGCTTCATCCAGGGCCCGGGCAACGGGCCGGGCGGCCGCCGCTGA